The sequence CAAGCGCACCACGGAGATCGATCCGTTCCGCTTCCGCCCGCACCCGCACGAGTTCGAGCTCTACTACGACATCTGAACCCCCGAGCTCAGCATGTCACGGAAGGGCCCCCGACCTGCACCGGCACGGTCGGGGGTCCTTCCCGTCGCCCGAGGCGCACACGGCGGACAGGATTGGCAGGATCGGCTCTCGGGGTGTGGAATGAGGGCATGAGCAGCATCCAGATCACCGTCATCGACCGCGAGGGAGTCCGGACCCCGGACGTGGAGTGGGAGGACGACGAGTCCCTCATGGAGTGCCTCGTCCGCAACAGCTATCCGATCCTCGCCACCTGCGGCGGCAACGCCTCGTGCTCCACCTGCCATTCGTATCTCGACGAGATCTCCTTCGAGACCGCCGGGGAGATCGATGAGGACGAGGCGGACGTGCTGGACAGCCTCACCGAGGCGGAGCGCGAGCCCACCTCCCGGCTGACCTGCCAGATCCCCTGGGATGAGGATCTCGAGGGGGCAGTGGTGAGGATCGGCCCGTTCTGAGCCCGGACCGCTAGCCCGCCACGAGGTCGCGGTGCCGCAGCGCGGCGAGCCCCGCGCCCGCGAGCGCGAGGGCGAGGCCGCCCATCAACAGCAGCGGCACCGCGTCGACCTCCTCGGAGGGGTACAGCGCCACGTGCTCCAGCGGGGAGAGGCCGACCGCCCAGTCGGGCAGGCCCAGCAGGTCGCCGAGGAAGGTGACCAGCGCCGTGTAGACCACGAGCAGCCAGGCCAGCCCCGCGAGGCGTGCGCTCAGCCCGTGCAGCAGCAGCGCGACCGCGCCGTACAGGGCGATCGCCGGCAGGTGCGCGAGCGCCGCGAGGGTCATGTCCCCGATCCAGGCCGTCTCGTCGGTCGCGGACCACACCCCGAGGCCCACTCCCGCGCCGAGCAGCACCTGCATCAGCGTGATCTCCACGAGCACCACGAGGTACCAGAGCGCGGCGAGGGCGAGGC comes from Brachybacterium faecium DSM 4810 and encodes:
- a CDS encoding ferredoxin (PFAM: 2Fe-2S iron-sulfur cluster binding domain), which translates into the protein MSSIQITVIDREGVRTPDVEWEDDESLMECLVRNSYPILATCGGNASCSTCHSYLDEISFETAGEIDEDEADVLDSLTEAEREPTSRLTCQIPWDEDLEGAVVRIGPF